One genomic segment of Synechocystis sp. LKSZ1 includes these proteins:
- a CDS encoding ribonucleoside-diphosphate reductase subunit alpha, with protein MQPTLSAPTAPLASPRSATVASPGLTSTSHRIKVIRRDGSSTTLNIGKIRAVVDWACTGLEVNAIALEAGLTTRLRDGISTREIQDNLISCALEMCSPDEPDWRYVAGRLQIWSLWKDTLVSRGYQYGQYLKTVQAKVAAHQYDERILIYSEEELKEAGYWINADWDTDYDYAGAVLLTSRYLLPDELPQEALLTCALLLASVEAPENRLKWARRFYEAIAARKISLATPILANLRVPGGSLTSCFIIAMEDNLESIFGEVTNTARISKNGGGVGVNVSRIRATGSWVMQKANASGGVIPWIKLLNDTAIAVNQGGRRAGAVTVGLDVWHMDVPEFLEMQAENGDQRRKAYDIFPQLILPDEFMRRVIAKEDWTLVDPYEVQANLGIDLATLWGQDFDQAYQRIEAELDQKITLYKRINARELFKHIMRAQVETGMPYLAFKDTLNRANPNKHDGYIPGVNLCTESFSNVTPGQTAHCCNLVSLNLANLDDKDLPQMSQIAVRLLDNTIDLTHPPFAEAQEHNRRYRTIGVGCMGLADWLAKRRLSYDSLTEINRLFEEMGYWCTQASMELAKERGFYPAFPGSDWSQGLLIGSKPVAWFSQNAAKPERWAKLADDIQTYGIRNSHITAIAPNTSSSLVQGCTASILPVYSRFFYDKWAKGTVPIAPPFINNCFWFYPENKTLNQVKVVKAVAAMQQWIDTGISMELLFNLNQGVYFPDDPERSLNAKDIFETLVLAWESGCKAIYYIRTVQKDNFKEADADCVACAN; from the coding sequence ATGCAACCGACCCTTTCCGCCCCGACTGCTCCCCTGGCCAGCCCCCGCTCTGCAACCGTTGCTAGTCCTGGCCTGACGAGCACCAGCCATCGCATCAAGGTTATTCGTCGGGATGGTTCGAGTACAACACTCAACATTGGTAAGATCCGGGCCGTCGTGGATTGGGCCTGTACGGGGTTAGAGGTCAACGCCATTGCCCTGGAGGCTGGCCTGACGACTCGCCTACGGGATGGCATTAGTACCCGCGAGATTCAAGACAACCTGATCAGTTGTGCCTTGGAAATGTGTAGTCCCGATGAACCGGATTGGCGCTACGTTGCCGGGCGTTTACAGATCTGGAGTCTCTGGAAAGATACCCTGGTCAGCCGGGGTTACCAGTACGGGCAATACCTAAAAACAGTACAAGCCAAGGTTGCGGCGCATCAGTACGACGAACGCATCCTCATCTACAGCGAAGAGGAACTCAAGGAAGCGGGTTATTGGATTAACGCGGACTGGGATACCGACTACGACTACGCTGGAGCCGTTCTACTTACCAGCCGCTATCTTTTGCCCGATGAACTTCCCCAGGAGGCCCTGTTAACCTGCGCCCTGCTCCTGGCTAGTGTCGAGGCCCCCGAGAATCGATTGAAGTGGGCTCGCCGTTTCTACGAGGCCATTGCCGCCCGCAAGATTTCCCTGGCGACTCCCATCCTGGCCAATCTGCGGGTACCGGGGGGGTCCCTCACCTCCTGCTTCATTATTGCCATGGAGGATAACCTCGAAAGTATCTTTGGGGAAGTGACCAATACGGCTCGGATTTCTAAAAATGGCGGTGGGGTCGGGGTAAATGTCTCGCGCATCCGGGCCACCGGCAGTTGGGTGATGCAAAAAGCCAATGCCTCCGGGGGAGTGATTCCCTGGATTAAGCTCCTCAACGATACGGCCATTGCGGTGAACCAAGGGGGCCGTCGGGCTGGGGCCGTCACCGTTGGACTGGATGTCTGGCATATGGATGTGCCCGAATTTCTAGAAATGCAAGCCGAGAATGGCGACCAGCGTCGCAAGGCCTACGATATTTTTCCCCAGCTTATTCTTCCCGATGAGTTTATGCGCCGGGTGATTGCGAAGGAAGATTGGACTCTGGTGGATCCCTACGAAGTCCAGGCCAACCTGGGCATTGACCTGGCCACCCTCTGGGGCCAAGATTTTGATCAGGCCTATCAACGCATTGAGGCGGAACTGGACCAAAAAATTACCCTCTACAAGCGCATTAATGCCCGCGAACTGTTTAAGCACATCATGCGGGCCCAGGTGGAAACGGGGATGCCCTACCTGGCCTTTAAGGACACCCTGAACCGAGCCAATCCCAACAAGCACGATGGCTATATTCCAGGGGTTAATCTTTGTACTGAATCCTTTAGTAACGTTACCCCAGGACAAACAGCTCACTGCTGTAATCTGGTCAGCCTCAACTTGGCCAACCTGGATGATAAAGACCTACCCCAGATGAGTCAGATCGCGGTGCGTCTGCTGGATAACACCATTGACCTCACCCATCCCCCCTTTGCCGAGGCCCAGGAGCATAATCGCCGTTACCGCACCATTGGTGTGGGTTGCATGGGCCTGGCGGATTGGCTGGCCAAACGTCGTCTCAGCTACGACAGTTTGACGGAAATTAACCGTCTCTTTGAAGAAATGGGCTACTGGTGTACCCAGGCCTCCATGGAGTTAGCCAAGGAACGGGGCTTTTATCCAGCCTTCCCCGGTAGTGATTGGAGCCAGGGCCTGCTGATCGGTTCTAAGCCTGTGGCGTGGTTTAGCCAAAACGCCGCCAAGCCAGAGCGCTGGGCCAAATTAGCGGACGATATCCAGACCTACGGCATCCGTAATTCCCACATTACCGCCATTGCCCCCAATACCTCTTCGTCCCTGGTACAGGGCTGTACCGCCAGTATTTTGCCGGTTTATAGCCGCTTTTTCTACGACAAATGGGCCAAGGGCACCGTCCCCATCGCGCCCCCCTTCATCAATAACTGTTTCTGGTTTTATCCCGAAAACAAGACCCTGAATCAAGTCAAGGTCGTCAAGGCCGTAGCGGCTATGCAACAGTGGATTGATACCGGGATTTCCATGGAGTTGCTGTTTAACCTCAATCAAGGGGTCTATTTCCCTGACGATCCGGAGCGGAGCCTCAACGCCAAGGATATTTTTGAGACGCTAGTACTGGCCTGGGAATCGGGTTGCAAGGCCATTTACTATATCCGCACCGTCCAAAAAGACAACTTTAAAGAAGCAGACGCCGATTGTGTCGCCTGTGCCAACTAG
- a CDS encoding GNAT family N-acetyltransferase has product MANPFISAYRVAWHQKIAEIPQDQWDALALPLATPFLEWEWLHNLETSGSVGSNTGWQPCHLTLWQGSRLVGAAPLYLKGHSYGEFVFDHQWADLAHRLGLAYYPKLLGMTPFTPAEGYRFLVAPEVDEEQITQQMVRAIDQFCQRNQLSSCNFLFVDPQWRPLLEKLEFRSWLHHSYIWQNHNYQQFEDYLGAFNANQRRNIKRERKAVGQAGLNLQVLTGDEIPHHLFPLIYRFYSHTCDKFYWGSKYLTRKFFAQLYPQYRHRVLLVTAHTGDPEHPVGLSFCLYKNDRLYGRYWGSYQDYDCLHFEACYYRPIEWAIAQGITLFDPGAGGRHKRRRGFPATPNYSLHRFYHPKMSQILNYYIDEINQMEQAEIEAINQDLPFSKREIQLHL; this is encoded by the coding sequence ATGGCGAATCCCTTTATCTCTGCCTATCGCGTGGCCTGGCATCAAAAAATCGCGGAAATTCCCCAAGACCAGTGGGATGCCCTGGCCCTTCCCTTGGCCACGCCCTTTTTGGAATGGGAATGGTTGCATAACCTCGAAACCTCCGGCAGTGTGGGCAGTAATACGGGCTGGCAACCTTGTCATCTCACGCTCTGGCAGGGGTCTCGTTTGGTCGGGGCCGCGCCCCTCTACCTCAAGGGCCATAGCTATGGTGAATTTGTTTTCGATCACCAATGGGCGGACTTGGCCCATCGTCTCGGCCTTGCCTACTATCCCAAACTGCTGGGAATGACTCCCTTTACCCCCGCGGAGGGCTATCGTTTTTTAGTGGCCCCAGAAGTCGATGAGGAACAAATCACCCAGCAAATGGTGCGGGCCATCGACCAATTCTGCCAGCGTAATCAATTATCAAGCTGTAATTTTCTGTTTGTCGATCCCCAGTGGCGGCCCTTGCTAGAAAAACTGGAATTTAGAAGTTGGCTCCACCATAGTTACATTTGGCAAAATCACAACTACCAACAGTTTGAGGATTATTTAGGGGCCTTTAATGCCAACCAACGACGCAATATTAAACGGGAACGCAAAGCAGTGGGTCAAGCGGGATTAAATCTGCAAGTTCTGACAGGAGACGAGATTCCCCACCATCTTTTTCCTCTGATCTACCGTTTCTATAGCCATACCTGCGATAAATTTTATTGGGGTAGTAAATACCTGACTCGTAAATTTTTTGCCCAGTTGTACCCCCAGTATCGCCATCGGGTTCTATTAGTTACCGCCCATACCGGCGACCCTGAGCATCCCGTTGGCCTATCGTTTTGTCTCTATAAAAATGACCGCCTCTACGGCCGCTATTGGGGCAGTTACCAAGACTACGACTGTCTGCATTTCGAGGCTTGCTACTACCGTCCCATCGAATGGGCCATTGCCCAGGGCATTACGCTATTTGATCCGGGGGCCGGCGGCCGCCACAAACGGCGTCGGGGTTTTCCCGCCACCCCCAACTACAGCCTCCATCGCTTCTACCATCCCAAAATGAGCCAAATCCTCAACTACTACATTGATGAAATTAACCAGATGGAGCAGGCGGAAATTGAGGCGATTAACCAAGATTTACCCTTCAGTAAGCGAGAAATCCAACTTCATCTTTAG
- a CDS encoding DOMON-like domain-containing protein: MENFVLTPFTPLAALDGITLAGQVQHQGLQLDLCYRLGGDLGRLQLPPAAQQPERQDYLWQQTCLEFFLAPQGQAHYWEFNLSPAGHWNCYRFEQYRQGMAPEVAYGALPFQVEYQPEQLTLHLRLDLSPMLTGPEILEMGITAVLAAKAGDLSYWALTHPGPVADFHRRESFCLALAP; this comes from the coding sequence ATGGAGAACTTTGTCCTTACGCCCTTTACCCCCCTCGCTGCTTTGGACGGGATTACCCTAGCGGGCCAGGTACAACACCAGGGCCTCCAACTAGACCTCTGCTACCGCTTGGGGGGAGACCTGGGTCGGCTCCAACTTCCCCCAGCGGCCCAGCAGCCCGAACGTCAAGATTATCTCTGGCAACAGACTTGCTTGGAGTTTTTTCTGGCCCCCCAGGGCCAAGCCCATTATTGGGAATTTAATCTATCTCCCGCGGGCCATTGGAACTGTTATCGCTTTGAGCAGTATCGCCAGGGTATGGCCCCCGAAGTGGCCTATGGGGCCCTGCCCTTCCAGGTCGAGTATCAGCCCGAGCAGTTGACCCTGCACCTCCGCTTAGACTTGAGTCCGATGCTGACAGGGCCAGAAATTTTAGAGATGGGGATTACCGCAGTGCTGGCAGCCAAGGCCGGAGACCTGAGCTATTGGGCCCTGACCCACCCCGGCCCCGTTGCCGATTTTCACCGTCGAGAGAGTTTTTGTCTGGCCCTGGCCCCCTAA